The Drosophila bipectinata strain 14024-0381.07 chromosome 3L, DbipHiC1v2, whole genome shotgun sequence region TTCCTTGTTCCCGCCGGAAGCAGTTGGGCGAAGCACCTGAATAAGTTAGTGGAGCTCGACGCCACAGGCGCGTGCGTGCTGCTTTCTGGCTTTGTTGACCACCTCAATCCGCCCGGGTCCAAGCCAATCCATTCATTTCTTCTTCTCTTCCATTAGCCATGCATGGCGTGTcgcaatagcaacaacaacaaccacactTTAATACTATGTGTaattattggattataaatgcAGACGTCCAGCCTAATTTGGCATTCAATTGCAAAAATCATTGCGCATAAATTTCGTCATAAGGGCTTCATCGCCATTTTTTGAGGATTGTGCGAGGTAGGAGGAGGTGCTGGGTGGAGGAGGCAAGAGCGGCCTTCGCCTGCGGTCAGCTGGAACCAGTTAGCAAGCCAGCAACCGACTCATCGGTAACTGCACTTGTCGGGCTTCTACCCCCCCTTTACGCCGCTGGCAAACGCAAAAATGATTGCGTTTTGCTTTTGGCGGCAATCCAATCCTACGATAACCTCAGCTCACTTGATAACAGACCCAAAGTCTACAATAGACTCGGTTCAAAAACCGAATTTCTCaacgcaaaataaaaaaaaaggttaaaggGGCCTGCATTGCTTTACTTGAATACATTTTCCGCAGAATAAACTTGGACTAATTTGTGTTTCATAAGCTTAATCGAGCTAAGATCGACCCACTTTACTCCGCTCTGTTATTATAAAGCGTTTATGGTCCAAAGTTCAGGGTTATATGACGGCTTAACTGAGTTTTATTATAGTATTCCATTTTCTAAACTTTTTATctaacttttgtttttattttctttttaattctAAAAGGGGCTACAAGTATGCCGAGGACACAACGTCCCGGGACAGTGACTCGCTCATCCAGGAGTACGGCAACCTGCCCACGGAGGAGACCAACACATACTGCTGGCGGCATCCAAAGGTGCGCGAGAACTGGCGCACAGTCCTGGCCGCCTTCACGCTCCTTGTCATCGGCACTGGCCTGTTCGTGATGGGCACCTTCGCCATTGCCGATCCGCAGAACACATCGCAGGgagttgtgttttttgtggCCGGACTTATCTGCTTCATTCCGGGGGCCTATCACGTTGTCTACATCTGGCTGGCGGCCAAAGGATATCGAGGGTTTGACTTCTATCACCTGCCACTCTTTACATAAGCGTCGATAAGCGAAGAGTGCTCTGGTTGATCCAGGAGACAAGTAGCAAAACCTAAAACGGAGAGAGGGAGACCCCTATCCACCCTATATACATCCATGTGTTTGTTTATATTTGTATAAACAActtattttctataaattaaTCGTAAATAACCCGAAACCGAACCCGAATGCCGGCTTTTGCGTAACGTACGTTTTTGTGTTCGGCCAAAGTGGCGAAAAATTTCGTTTAGACAAAGCCCCTCTTAACCCCCCAATCGAAATATAgcaatatatttatatatatgattatatattttacaacaTTTTCTATTATATACTCAGTAAAGTGTTTTGTATGCCcctaaaatgtttaaatacgTACGCTCGAAATTGATTTAagcaaagagaaaaaaaaaaaaaaacgaaagactTTGTATATGATGCTAAAATGTTAAAGAATCGCTAGAGTTATACGtacactatatatatataaattgtaattgtaatttattgaaatttaatagCACCAAAAACGCTACAACAATGCGTACGTTTTACGAAAATGTTTTACGATTTTCAAAAGCAAAAGCTAAAACACTCGAAAGAttataacaaaacaaaaaacaaaacccgtACACCCACGAATCTATGTATATGATTAGTGAGCGTCTGTCCATGGATGCGCCTTAAAGATCTAGATCTAGACTTTAGTCAACTTCGaattatgattatgatttaAACCTAATCGATTGTAACGAGACAATTCTCAAGCGAATCATGATGAATAATACCAAGCTACTAGTGATGTAAGATGAAGCGCCGATATTGCAATATGTTCTTTTTATAGATATAGTGATGACGCGCCTCTTTTCCGCTGACTACCTTTACCTTTACCTCACCCCCAGCCACACCGTCCTCTAATGAAATTACATCTCAAACAGTCATCCACACTGATATATACACCTCATCTGCCGTTTAGTTCTTAATGttgtataatttcttaattaaGAACTGCTGAATATGgttgtattaaataaaaaaacaaaaagaaaaatctgAATAAGATTAACGGCTAATACAGGAcctattattttccaaaattcaTCCTAACCCTAGTGTGTAGTTGTAACTTTTGACTTTTGTATGTATTTTCCCCTATTGAATGTTGGTTTTTATTcgaattaaaattattatttttgatatatttttgttttaatcgCAAGCTTTTGGCTGACATTGGGTTATCAGAGtgatataataaattatttatcattttttgtttggtttattGGACGTGCATTATCTATTCCTTTTTTAaagactatttttttttcgcggaaattttattatttctttaaagataaactttatctttatttttgcgGCATGCCCATTGAACTTTTATCAGACTCCCCCCCCACAGAAACCCAAAGCGCGTTTCCAGATGTAGATCTCATacttattcaaaaaatatatacatttattcATTGATGTATCCTTGACCTCCACATCCACCCACTCCGGTCCCAACCCACTCCGGACTCTCGAATAACAAACTTTCGGCTAATGGCAATGCAAATGAGATGAAATTAAATGGAATGTTAGAAACAATCAAATCGGCTATGGAATAGGCTATATACTTGCTCAATACGACAGTTAACGACGGCTCTATTaggtttaattatttattggtGTTGTGCGCCTCTCCGAATCGATTATTTTTGTAGCTTTTAACTTATTTGAATTGAACTTGAATTTGAATAATTGTTGCCTCGACTTCGGCTCTACTCGATTCGATTTGATTCGGTTAGATTCGAATAATTCGAATACGCTCGGAACCGTTGACGATTAAGCTTTAAATGTGCTTAGCCAAGTAAGTGTGGAAATGGAATAAAGTGCATGGAAATAAAACGCCAAACAATTGTTTGTTGTTCCTCCCCCCAATCTGGATCCTGGTAGTGATGGGAAACCGGAACCGGAACCGTACCTCTACCATGTTATACGCTTTCCTGGGCCACTCCACTTTATTATTCTACTCATTTCATGAAAGCATATTGGTTTTATCTCtcacttttaataaaatttaattttttaatataaaaactatataGAGGAAGCTCCAAGTGTATACCTCGTACTCTTTCCCATTATGAACTCCCGATTTCTCCTCTTCTGGGAGACAATATGTCACCAGGCATCGATCAAACATCAGGACATCTTTGGCGGCCTGGCAACGGGCGCCATTGAAACCCAAATGTCAGGCAATAACCGCAGGGGGGGAGCCGAAGTGGCGGCCGCAGGAGGAGTATCGGCTAACTAATGCCTGGCAGAGTGCACATCCAAGTTCATTAGACTTTGATGGGTGCGGGAGGACGACTCAACACGAAATGGAAAGTTTCGGCGAACCCACATCCCACTCGTAAATCGCAGCGCAAAAGTTTCCAAGTCTAAAAATATCCCGGCACTCGACGCAGGCAATCGATGTGCCACGCCAGGAGGAGCTGGCAGAGATGAGCGAACGCGAGCCAGAATCGGACGAGGACTGCGAGGTCTACTGTAAGTTGTTATCTGATCCTTCGGGCGACAGCATGTCACTTCTTATGGATTATTCCGCAGTCCTGAAGCCGGTCAACGAGTACAACATTGTGGACAGGATTAAGGAGGCCAACAAGGAGCTCTTTGCCCCGGACGAAGCCCTCGCCGATGGCAACGGTAAGGTGACCAAAGTGAAGTTCGCCTTGAATTTGGAGGACTACGAGCCCACTGGTCAGCAGAAGGACTTGAGCCCCAGTCCACCAGATGAGCTCTTGCAGCAGTTATCCCAATTGAAGCTCAAGCCCATTGCTGAAGAGCCGGTAGTGGCTTCGGTTACTGAGGACATCCCAGTTCCCCCACTTGAAGTTCCTGAAGctgaggaggtggaggaggagatATGCGAGGAAATCCTGGACATAACAGAGGTGGTCCAAGAGCCAGTCGTGCAGGAAGCTCTTCCAGTGGACGATGAAGACGACTTCTCCGGGGTGGACGAGGCCGACTTGGATGACTCGCCCTCGAAGAAGGATCCCGCCCTTCCCGCAGCCTTTCAGATTCGACAGAGCACCTTCGACCACGGCGAATCCGACCAGAAAAGCCTGACCAACCTGCTCACCGAGTCCGACTGCGAGGAGGAAGAGCGCACCCTCAACGAGGCCCGCCAGAAACTGAGGGACGCCTACAAGAATCTGTACAAGACCCTTGATCCAAAGCAGCAGGCTACCATCGACAGGTTGACGGGACTGGAGGCAGAGGTACCTCTACCCGATCCTGATCCTACTGCGGTGGCTGTTGCTGAGGAGGAAGAGGATAATCTGTCCATCATAGTGGCCAGCTACATTCCGGAGGACTTTGAGCTCAACGAGCAGAGCATTTACTTTAAGAAAGAGGAGCCAGAGGATGGCCTGAAAGGGGCCTGCACAACCACCTGTCCCAAAGCCACTTCCAAAACCTTCTTCACTTCGCGCAGTTTCAGCTTCCGGCGCAGGACCAAGCCCACGCCCACGCCCTCGTCAGCTTCCGCCTCGGGATCCACCACCTCGCCCACCATTCGGATGAACTATAAGATCTGCTGCGAACATCGCAACTCGCTCCAGGGAAAGCTGCCGCGCTATACGGGCTACATGTCGGAGTACGGGCTGAGTGCCCAGCAGTTGCAGAAGCGGGAGCAGCAGATTCGCCGGAAGCAGCGCTTCTCCATGGAGCAGACCCTCAACCGCAACGAGCAAGAGCTGAAGAAGATGCAGGACAACGAGCGAGCCTTCACCACATGGCTGAAGAACAAGATGCGGTATCCGATCAACAAGACCCGCAACATGTTCGACGCCCACAAGAGGCGGGGAAGCGTGGCTGCAGCCGGAAACTCGGCTACTTCCCGACAACAACACCATGGCCATCACCACGAGGAACAGGCTTGTGGCGGACGTAGGAGACGTCGGGACAGCGGAGACGAGGTTGTTCATGCCTACAGACACCTCTTGGGGAGCTGGAATAAGTAGCCTTAATATAGTTtcttattttagtttattacATAAATGTATAGTcgtattatatttaatttttaatacaaCTTTCCAAGCGAGAATGggagtggtggtggtggtggtggttcgGGGATTGTGATCCTTTTTAAACAGATTTGACAATGAGGGATAACAAAGGGATTGAAGTATTTTAGTGTCGCGATTTCTTCGACTTGTGACCATTGTCGCGGCTGTCATCCCGCGAGCGCTTGCGATCCTTGTCCTTGCTGCTGCTCTTGTGTCCCGATGAGGAGGAATGATGCTTGTCTCGGCTTTGGTACTTGTCCTTGGACGATTTCGATGGGCTTTAAATAGATTACAAGTAGCTTTCATTAGTATCTTTGTTtgagttttaaaatatttaaatttaattaattttttaaattttgcagcAAGCTATAAGATGGGTTAAGATGGGTTATGGAAGGTGTCTATGGAGGGTTTAATGGGGAATTTCGTAACATTCGAATAAAAACTCAAAACTTATGGAGATGGGGTATTAAAATCAAGCCGATTAGAAAAATCAAATCGAATTTGGAGGTTAAATTTGGAAAACCTTTATATACAACTGGATTTTAATGGATGAAAGTGTTTTTTAAATGGTATATGACATGCGCTTgcttaaataattaacaattggCCGGAAATGGAAGTATTAGCTTTTATTTCAAGGTCTTTCCCGTAACAAACCTAGATGAGCTGCCATGTTTGGAGCTGGAGGATTTTAAATGCGAAGAGGAGGAAGAGGAGTTCGACTTATGCTTTTTACTGTGCGACGACGACGATCGCTGCTCCTCGCGTTCGCGGCGACTGTGATTGGTGTAGAAACAGGGTAGAAACGATTTATAAATATTCACAAATTCAGGAGGAGATCTTAGAGATCTTAATAAGTAGTAAGGATAAGGGAGCGATTCCATACCTGTGCTTTGAGCTTTTGTTGTGTTTCTTGGACTCGTATTTTCCGTTCCGTTTATCATCGGTATTGTAATCATGGTTGCGATCCTCTTCGGCGGCTTCGCGCTCCAGGTCAGACCAATCCTTGCCGGACTCTTCATCCGATCCGAGGTCTTCTGCAGGTGGATGATAAGAATGAAAACCATTGGTGATTTGGAGTTTGATAGTAGGATCTTACCATCGCTTTCGTCGCTCTCATCTTCGGAGGCCTCAGAGTATTCGGAATCATCTTCGTCCGACTCCTCGTCCGAGTCGGCATCTGTGGGGTTGTAGGCCTCATCTTCCTCAGACTCGGCAGTCTCGTTCTCGTCCTCGCTACCCGATTCGGGGTCCAAGAAAGTCCAACCGCCCTGATCGAAGAATCCCTCGGGATCGTCTGTAATGGTCTTCATGATCTTCACCCAGTTAAGAGACTGGACACCTTCCGAGTAGCGAATGTCGCAGGAACTAATGGAAGACACCCAACATAAGTAACCATATCAACTATCAACTATCAAGTAACCATCAAAGGAGAAGACGTACTTGAGCCACTCCTTAACGTGGTCCAGCAGGTTCATGGGGATGGCATTGACCATGGCCACCTTTTTGTTGTACTCCTTGAACACGAATATCATGTCGAAGTTCCGCAGATGGAACTGGACGCGCTCAAAGTGCACCAACTCGACATCGTCCAGGGTGATCACAAATGGTGGCCACTCGGTGAGGTTCACTAACGATCCGGAGGTGGGCTGCAGCGTCACTGTGCTACGGAAGGGGGCTCCCGGGAATCCCAGTTCACGGAATGGAGTATCAAACTCCACCACACTCTTCGTCATGCCCTCCACTTTCTCGCAGAAACTCTTAAACGCCGTCTTGAGCTTGTGGCGCAGCTCGCGCTCAGACTGCTCGGCCGCCAGATCGTCACGGTCGTGCATGTGCTGGTGCTTTCCCAAATCCGTGGTGATCTCACCCACCTCCGTATAGAATTGTACATCCACGTGCTTCTTCTTGCCGAACATAATGGCGTACTTGAGGTGGAAGTGGAGCAGGATAATCATTTCCCCGTCGCAAGGCTGGAAAAAGGCGCTCTTGATGTTGTTATAGAGGATGTCCACCTTGTCGCCGCGCACAGAGATGTAGCGGAATCCATTGGTGTGCGCCTCCAAGCTTCCAGTCATACGTTTTGTGACAATATTGGGACGGATATAAAGATCCTTGAGCTTGGGGTTGCCCTTGTTCTGCGACAGAATCAAGGTGTCCTGCTTCACCAGATCCTCTTTTTCGCGCTCCTCTGCCTCCCGAGTCTTGAAGCGCTTCTGTACCTCCTTAATGAGTCGGAAGGCGTTGTTTAAGTTGCCCGAGGGAGCAGCTACTTCGCCGTGTTCTTTCACATTAGAGCTCCGATAAGTGCTGCATCCGAAAACAGAATATGAAACATAAACCCATGATATGAAACTGCATGTTACTTACACTTCCTTCACAAAAGTGGCCTCCGGCTGAGGATAGAGTCCGCCCTCGTTACGTCCCATTGTGGCACCCGGGTGAAAGAAGTTGATTCGCAAGTACGTGTACTCGCCTTCCACCGACTGGGATATATTTTTGATGGTGGAAATGTGGAACGGCACCTGGATGCCGAACACGGGCATGATGACAGTCTCGTATTTTTTGTCCACAAACAGCTTCAGTTCCTTGACATCCGTCTCTCGGGGCATTTGGCTGATGGATTTGTAGGACACTGTGTTTTTTCGAACCTTCTCAACCTCCTTGGAGTTTCCCTGTTTAGCCAGACGCTCCTTGGCGCGTTCGTTGAGCTGCTGGGCCAGCTCCCGCTGATGCTCCTTGCGCTTCTCCTCAGTGTTGATTTCATTCCGCAGCTTCGACTCGAGGACAGCGTTACGCTTGCTCCGGCCAAGAATTTCGGTGCCTTGATCTTCCTTAGTTGCTTTCTTATCGTCGACATCCTCCTCCTCGCTGTCGTCCTTAATGAAGATGCCCACATTCTTGATCTTCTTTTTCGAGGGAGTCATCACACTGGCGGGAGACGTCTCACCTACCAGAACGGTATCTCCGATAAACAGAGCGTACGTCTTGCCCTCCTTATCGGTGGCGTCGGGATTGGTCAGATTCGAGATGCCCACATGGAGGTTGAACACCATGTTCTTCTTTatcaacgcttggcatttcgGTCCGATCACAATTGAGTTTTCACGGAATTCCAGGCCCATGGCAAAGCCAAAACTCTTGGTAAGATTTTCCACCATGTTGGGCTTCTCCTTCTTGACGAAGGCCACCGTCTTCTCGTATACATCGCAAAGTTTGGCGCCCGGCACCAGCAGCTTAAGAATCTCTTCCTGCACATTTACCAGAAATGTGTAGTTCTCCTGCATGGCGTCGGTG contains the following coding sequences:
- the LOC108120745 gene encoding transmembrane protein 134 yields the protein MYNNGARGFSIHDAFEEETDEAIRVYGSTVISTPMRGGKQGRSTEDVSIRIQDPKGYKYAEDTTSRDSDSLIQEYGNLPTEETNTYCWRHPKVRENWRTVLAAFTLLVIGTGLFVMGTFAIADPQNTSQGVVFFVAGLICFIPGAYHVVYIWLAAKGYRGFDFYHLPLFT
- the LOC108120836 gene encoding uncharacterized protein, giving the protein MSEREPESDEDCEVYCKLLSDPSGDSMSLLMDYSAVLKPVNEYNIVDRIKEANKELFAPDEALADGNGKVTKVKFALNLEDYEPTGQQKDLSPSPPDELLQQLSQLKLKPIAEEPVVASVTEDIPVPPLEVPEAEEVEEEICEEILDITEVVQEPVVQEALPVDDEDDFSGVDEADLDDSPSKKDPALPAAFQIRQSTFDHGESDQKSLTNLLTESDCEEEERTLNEARQKLRDAYKNLYKTLDPKQQATIDRLTGLEAEVPLPDPDPTAVAVAEEEEDNLSIIVASYIPEDFELNEQSIYFKKEEPEDGLKGACTTTCPKATSKTFFTSRSFSFRRRTKPTPTPSSASASGSTTSPTIRMNYKICCEHRNSLQGKLPRYTGYMSEYGLSAQQLQKREQQIRRKQRFSMEQTLNRNEQELKKMQDNERAFTTWLKNKMRYPINKTRNMFDAHKRRGSVAAAGNSATSRQQHHGHHHEEQACGGRRRRRDSGDEVVHAYRHLLGSWNK
- the dre4 gene encoding FACT complex subunit spt16 isoform X1, encoding MSFVLDKEAFVRRVKRLYTEWKAPSTGHDDSLSNLDCLMSVVGTDDDVIYAKSMSLQLWLLGYELTDTISVFASDAIYFLTSKKKIEFLKQTQNITEEGMPEIKLLVRDRTDKDKGNYDKLIKVIQNSKKGKRLGVFTKDAYPGEFSEAWKKSLMDAKFDHVDISTIIAYLMCPKDETEINNIRKASLVSMDIFNKYLKDEIMDIIDSDRKVKHVKLADGCETAIGEKKYTSGLDPRLLDMAYPPIIQSGGNYSLKFSAAADKNILHFGVIVCSLGARYKCYCSNISRTFLVNPTDAMQENYTFLVNVQEEILKLLVPGAKLCDVYEKTVAFVKKEKPNMVENLTKSFGFAMGLEFRENSIVIGPKCQALIKKNMVFNLHVGISNLTNPDATDKEGKTYALFIGDTVLVGETSPASVMTPSKKKIKNVGIFIKDDSEEEDVDDKKATKEDQGTEILGRSKRNAVLESKLRNEINTEEKRKEHQRELAQQLNERAKERLAKQGNSKEVEKVRKNTVSYKSISQMPRETDVKELKLFVDKKYETVIMPVFGIQVPFHISTIKNISQSVEGEYTYLRINFFHPGATMGRNEGGLYPQPEATFVKEVTYRSSNVKEHGEVAAPSGNLNNAFRLIKEVQKRFKTREAEEREKEDLVKQDTLILSQNKGNPKLKDLYIRPNIVTKRMTGSLEAHTNGFRYISVRGDKVDILYNNIKSAFFQPCDGEMIILLHFHLKYAIMFGKKKHVDVQFYTEVGEITTDLGKHQHMHDRDDLAAEQSERELRHKLKTAFKSFCEKVEGMTKSVVEFDTPFRELGFPGAPFRSTVTLQPTSGSLVNLTEWPPFVITLDDVELVHFERVQFHLRNFDMIFVFKEYNKKVAMVNAIPMNLLDHVKEWLNSCDIRYSEGVQSLNWVKIMKTITDDPEGFFDQGGWTFLDPESGSEDENETAESEEDEAYNPTDADSDEESDEDDSEYSEASEDESDESDEDLGSDEESGKDWSDLEREAAEEDRNHDYNTDDKRNGKYESKKHNKSSKHSRREREEQRSSSSHSKKHKSNSSSSSSHLKSSSSKHGSSSSPSKSSKDKYQSRDKHHSSSSGHKSSSKDKDRKRSRDDSRDNGHKSKKSRH
- the dre4 gene encoding FACT complex subunit spt16 isoform X2: MSFVLDKEAFVRRVKRLYTEWKAPSTGHDDSLSNLDCLMSVVGTDDDVIYAKSMSLQLWLLGYELTDTISVFASDAIYFLTSKKKIEFLKQTQNITEEGMPEIKLLVRDRTDKDKGNYDKLIKVIQNSKKGKRLGVFTKDAYPGEFSEAWKKSLMDAKFDHVDISTIIAYLMCPKDETEINNIRKASLVSMDIFNKYLKDEIMDIIDSDRKVKHVKLADGCETAIGEKKYTSGLDPRLLDMAYPPIIQSGGNYSLKFSAAADKNILHFGVIVCSLGARYKCYCSNISRTFLVNPTDAMQENYTFLVNVQEEILKLLVPGAKLCDVYEKTVAFVKKEKPNMVENLTKSFGFAMGLEFRENSIVIGPKCQALIKKNMVFNLHVGISNLTNPDATDKEGKTYALFIGDTVLVGETSPASVMTPSKKKIKNVGIFIKDDSEEEDVDDKKATKEDQGTEILGRSKRNAVLESKLRNEINTEEKRKEHQRELAQQLNERAKERLAKQGNSKEVEKVRKNTVSYKSISQMPRETDVKELKLFVDKKYETVIMPVFGIQVPFHISTIKNISQSVEGEYTYLRINFFHPGATMGRNEGGLYPQPEATFVKEVTYRSSNVKEHGEVAAPSGNLNNAFRLIKEVQKRFKTREAEEREKEDLVKQDTLILSQNKGNPKLKDLYIRPNIVTKRMTGSLEAHTNGFRYISVRGDKVDILYNNIKSAFFQPCDGEMIILLHFHLKYAIMFGKKKHVDVQFYTEVGEITTDLGKHQHMHDRDDLAAEQSERELRHKLKTAFKSFCEKVEGMTKSVVEFDTPFRELGFPGAPFRSTVTLQPTSGSLVNLTEWPPFVITLDDVELVHFERVQFHLRNFDMIFVFKEYNKKVAMVNAIPMNLLDHVKEWLNSCDIRYSEGVQSLNWVKIMKTITDDPEGFFDQGGWTFLDPESGSEDENETAESEEDEAYNPTDADSDEESDEDDSEYSEASEDESDESDEDLGSDEESGKDWSDLEREAAEEDRNHDYNTDDKRNGKYESKKHNKSSKHSPSKSSKDKYQSRDKHHSSSSGHKSSSKDKDRKRSRDDSRDNGHKSKKSRH